A region from the Desulfitobacterium dehalogenans ATCC 51507 genome encodes:
- a CDS encoding YaiI/YqxD family protein — MKILIDGDACPKAVLQICLEIGRQYGIPVWTVASFNHEIASDHHIIVGNSPQETDIKVMNLCEAGDIIVTQDIGLAAMVLGKGGRALSPAGKEYRPELIANLLEERELKAKYRRSGGRTKGPAKRSPVEDQVFEETLLRFLRK; from the coding sequence ATGAAGATTCTTATTGATGGTGATGCCTGCCCCAAAGCTGTTCTTCAGATCTGTCTTGAAATTGGCCGTCAATACGGTATCCCCGTGTGGACAGTGGCCAGCTTTAACCATGAGATTGCCTCGGATCATCATATTATCGTCGGGAACTCTCCCCAGGAAACGGATATTAAAGTGATGAACCTGTGTGAAGCAGGGGATATTATCGTGACTCAGGATATTGGCCTGGCAGCCATGGTATTGGGCAAAGGGGGGAGAGCCCTTAGTCCAGCCGGTAAGGAATATCGTCCTGAATTAATAGCTAATTTATTGGAGGAAAGGGAGCTGAAGGCTAAATACCGCCGATCGGGAGGAAGAACCAAAGGTCCCGCCAAACGAAGCCCGGTTGAAGACCAAGTTTTTGAAGAGACGCTGCTTAGATTCTTACGGAAATAA
- a CDS encoding HD domain-containing protein, with the protein MISERMEKQIDFIVAIDALKDITRQSITISSRRYENDAEHSWHLAVMAMILSEYAEDQTIDIAKVISMVLIHDLVEIYAGDTYCYDEKGYEDKAEREQEAADRLFNMLPEDQAQKMMSLWEEFEEMETKEAAFAATLDRFQPLLLNYNTEGQTWQRPGVTSEKVLKRTEIAKEKVPQLYEYIERLIQRSIERGMLKP; encoded by the coding sequence TTGATCAGTGAAAGAATGGAAAAACAGATTGATTTCATAGTAGCCATCGATGCGTTAAAGGATATCACCCGTCAGAGTATTACGATCAGCAGCAGGCGCTATGAGAATGACGCAGAACATTCCTGGCATTTAGCGGTGATGGCTATGATTCTTTCCGAATACGCCGAGGATCAAACCATAGATATAGCCAAAGTGATCAGCATGGTATTGATCCATGACTTGGTAGAGATTTATGCCGGAGATACTTATTGTTATGATGAGAAAGGGTATGAAGATAAGGCGGAGCGGGAACAGGAAGCTGCAGACCGCCTGTTTAATATGCTGCCCGAGGATCAAGCCCAAAAGATGATGAGCCTCTGGGAGGAATTTGAAGAGATGGAGACCAAGGAAGCGGCTTTTGCAGCGACTTTGGACCGTTTTCAGCCCTTACTGCTCAATTACAATACAGAGGGCCAAACTTGGCAAAGACCTGGAGTCACCAGTGAAAAGGTATTAAAGCGCACTGAGATAGCCAAGGAAAAAGTTCCTCAGCTCTATGAATATATCGAAAGATTAATTCAGAGATCCATTGAAAGAGGAATGCTCAAACCATGA
- the queC gene encoding 7-cyano-7-deazaguanine synthase QueC — MKKAVVLLSGGLDSTTCMSVAYKAGYELYPLSFDYGQRHQRELDAAKAVAQYYKVKEHRIIKIDSVGGSALTDSAIQVPDYAEDGEIPVTYVPARNILFLSYALGYGEVIGAEAIFIGISSVDYSGYPDCRPEFLQAFQKVVDVGTKAGVSGQTIAIKAPLMYLSKAETIQLAVENDAPLHSTTSCYRGGEKACGTCDSCALRLKGFAEAGIKDPISYKEMD; from the coding sequence ATGAAAAAAGCTGTAGTATTGCTCTCAGGGGGCCTGGACAGCACGACCTGCATGAGTGTTGCCTATAAGGCCGGATATGAGTTGTATCCATTATCCTTTGATTATGGACAAAGGCATCAACGTGAACTGGATGCGGCAAAAGCTGTAGCCCAATACTATAAGGTCAAAGAGCATCGAATCATTAAGATTGATAGTGTGGGAGGAAGTGCTTTAACAGATTCCGCCATTCAAGTTCCGGATTACGCAGAAGATGGAGAAATACCCGTGACCTACGTTCCAGCCCGCAATATTCTTTTCTTAAGCTATGCCTTAGGTTATGGAGAGGTTATAGGAGCAGAGGCCATCTTTATCGGTATCAGCTCCGTGGATTACAGCGGCTATCCGGATTGCCGTCCGGAGTTTTTGCAGGCTTTCCAGAAGGTTGTGGATGTTGGAACGAAAGCGGGAGTGAGCGGTCAAACCATTGCAATCAAAGCGCCGCTGATGTATCTTTCCAAAGCTGAAACCATCCAATTAGCCGTAGAGAATGATGCTCCCTTGCATAGTACCACAAGTTGTTACCGCGGTGGAGAAAAGGCCTGTGGAACCTGTGACAGCTGCGCCCTGAGACTCAAGGGATTTGCCGAAGCCGGTATCAAGGATCCCATAAGCTATAAGGAGATGGATTGA
- a CDS encoding VUT family protein, translated as MLIVLAYLAANVAANLSVTYFGPISTPINAFLLIAFDLVARDKLHEQWSRKHLWPKMFLLVGTGALLSWFINRNAGPIAIASFIAFLLTGITDTAVYQALRKHPRFVKVNSSNIASAAVDSIAFPTLAFGAFIPYAVFGQFFAKVFGGYLWSLILFRKDRSKLNDSLKPT; from the coding sequence ATGCTCATTGTATTAGCCTATTTGGCAGCCAATGTCGCAGCTAATTTATCGGTAACTTATTTTGGACCTATTTCAACACCGATTAATGCATTTTTACTCATTGCTTTTGACTTGGTGGCCCGGGATAAACTTCATGAGCAATGGAGCCGCAAACATTTATGGCCGAAGATGTTCTTGCTTGTAGGAACGGGCGCTTTATTGTCCTGGTTTATCAATCGCAATGCCGGGCCAATCGCTATAGCTTCTTTTATCGCCTTTTTGCTTACCGGAATTACGGATACTGCCGTTTATCAGGCTTTAAGGAAACATCCCCGTTTTGTCAAGGTCAACAGTTCTAATATTGCCTCCGCTGCGGTAGATTCTATTGCTTTTCCGACTTTGGCCTTTGGGGCTTTTATTCCCTACGCTGTCTTTGGACAATTCTTTGCCAAGGTTTTCGGTGGTTATCTCTGGTCCCTGATTCTTTTCCGAAAGGACAGATCAAAACTGAATGATAGTTTAAAGCCCACTTGA
- a CDS encoding ABC-F family ATP-binding cassette domain-containing protein, with amino-acid sequence MNLLTAESLTKSYGIKPLFKDISLGIEEGQKIGIIGVNGTGKSTLLKILAGLEQPDQGQIITNNELQLEYLPQEPDFDQEATVLQQVFKGNSPLMKLLRDYEMALERLNQEPSKESYQNALLQLGQKMDSHNAWQIESEAKAVLTKLGINQFDIPVGTLSGGQRKRVALAGALIQPSNVLILDEPTNHIDNEMVDWLENYLNKLKGALLMVTHDRYFLDRVANRIFELDRGKLYSYPGNYSRFLELKAERDEQEEASERKRQNILRNELAWIRRGAQARTTKQKARIDRFEQLQADKPEEKTGKVEVSAGAARLGKKVIQCSHLCKSYPGRGMVIDDFSIILAKFDRIGIIGPNGSGKSTLLNILAGLIQADEGEIEWGPTVKLGYFAQEYREFEPQTKVIDVIKSVAEVIPTSDGGVLTASQMLERFLFTPAQQWTPVEKLSGGEKRRLYLLQVLMDSPNVLLLDEPTNDLDIHTLSILEDYLENFPGVVITVSHDRFFLDRVVDQILAFEGQGRIHSTIGNYTDYREQLDRRILEDQFAKDTLAKGQKVHSQTSKPEEAGNTGDQAKPKERPLKMSYKEQREYEQIEDRIADLEGQLERVNQDMVEAGSNYGKLNELMKTKEDLERALEESLERWTYLSELAEEIAGRKSR; translated from the coding sequence ATGAATCTGTTAACTGCTGAATCTCTAACGAAAAGTTATGGAATTAAGCCTTTATTCAAGGATATTTCCTTAGGAATAGAGGAAGGTCAGAAAATTGGCATTATCGGAGTCAATGGAACAGGGAAGTCCACCTTGTTAAAGATTCTGGCCGGCTTGGAGCAACCAGATCAAGGACAGATCATAACCAATAATGAGTTGCAGCTGGAATATCTTCCTCAGGAGCCTGATTTTGATCAAGAGGCTACGGTATTGCAGCAGGTCTTTAAAGGGAATTCCCCCCTGATGAAGCTGCTTAGGGATTATGAAATGGCCTTGGAGCGGCTGAATCAAGAGCCCAGCAAGGAAAGTTATCAAAATGCCCTCCTCCAATTGGGGCAGAAGATGGACAGCCACAATGCCTGGCAGATTGAGAGCGAGGCTAAAGCAGTTCTCACCAAGCTGGGGATAAATCAGTTTGATATTCCCGTAGGGACCCTGTCCGGGGGACAGCGTAAACGGGTGGCTTTGGCCGGCGCCCTGATTCAACCTTCGAATGTATTGATCCTTGATGAACCTACCAATCATATCGACAATGAAATGGTGGATTGGTTGGAAAACTATTTGAATAAACTTAAGGGTGCTCTTTTGATGGTCACTCATGATCGCTATTTCCTCGATCGGGTGGCGAATCGGATTTTTGAACTGGATCGGGGAAAACTATATTCCTATCCGGGTAATTACAGCCGTTTCTTAGAATTGAAAGCGGAGCGGGATGAGCAGGAAGAGGCTTCAGAAAGAAAGCGGCAAAATATTCTGCGCAATGAATTGGCCTGGATTCGACGGGGTGCTCAAGCCCGCACCACAAAGCAAAAAGCACGAATTGATCGATTCGAGCAGCTTCAAGCCGATAAGCCTGAGGAAAAGACCGGGAAGGTTGAAGTCTCGGCAGGGGCAGCCCGGTTAGGGAAAAAGGTCATCCAGTGTTCTCATCTGTGTAAATCATACCCTGGTCGGGGGATGGTCATCGATGATTTCAGCATCATCCTGGCTAAGTTTGACCGAATCGGAATCATTGGCCCCAACGGCAGCGGCAAATCCACTCTATTAAATATTTTGGCCGGGCTGATTCAAGCCGATGAAGGGGAGATTGAATGGGGACCCACAGTCAAGCTAGGGTACTTTGCTCAAGAATACCGGGAGTTCGAACCTCAGACCAAGGTTATCGATGTCATCAAATCCGTGGCGGAAGTGATTCCAACTTCTGATGGAGGGGTCCTGACAGCATCCCAAATGCTGGAACGCTTTCTTTTCACTCCTGCACAGCAATGGACTCCTGTTGAAAAACTCTCCGGAGGAGAGAAACGACGGCTTTATCTGCTTCAGGTTCTGATGGACTCCCCTAATGTCCTTTTGCTGGATGAGCCGACCAATGACCTGGATATTCATACCCTTAGTATTCTTGAAGACTATCTGGAAAATTTCCCCGGAGTCGTGATCACAGTATCCCATGATCGCTTTTTCCTGGATAGGGTGGTGGATCAGATCCTGGCCTTTGAGGGTCAAGGGAGAATACATTCCACCATAGGGAATTATACGGATTACCGGGAACAATTGGATCGACGGATTCTGGAGGATCAGTTCGCAAAAGATACTCTCGCCAAAGGGCAGAAGGTCCATAGCCAAACCTCGAAGCCAGAGGAGGCTGGGAATACCGGGGATCAGGCAAAGCCAAAAGAACGTCCGCTGAAAATGAGTTATAAAGAGCAAAGGGAGTATGAACAGATAGAAGACAGGATTGCCGACCTTGAGGGGCAATTGGAACGAGTGAACCAGGATATGGTGGAAGCGGGAAGTAATTACGGAAAATTGAACGAGCTGATGAAAACAAAGGAAGATTTAGAGAGGGCGCTGGAAGAATCTTTGGAGCGCTGGACCTACCTCAGTGAGCTGGCTGAAGAGATCGCAGGTCGTAAATCCCGCTAA
- the pepT gene encoding peptidase T → MSSVIDRFLRYVVIDTQSNEESQTTPSTDKQLNLARLLEQELKELGLQNVRIQEGNVYGTLPANSAKTIPAIGFIAHMDTSPDFSGEHVKPQRIENYDGKDILLNPEQNLVLSPADFPELLDYIGKTLITTDGTTLLGADDKAGIAEIMAALEYLTKHPEIEHGKVCVAFTPDEEVGRGADQFDVAGFGADFAYTVDGGALGELEYENFNAAKAIVKVKGRNVHPGTAKNKMINAILLANDYIAKLPPQETPATTEGYEGFYHLHDIQGDVEETTLYYIIRDFYEDSFAKRKETMLNVAEELNQKNGLGLFTVEITDQYQNMKEKIHPVIHIVEKAQAAMEAVGVKPLINPIRGGTDGARLSFMGLPTPNLFTGGHNYHGRYEFIPTFAMEKSVEVILKIIELYAEDRS, encoded by the coding sequence ATGTCCAGTGTCATCGACCGCTTTCTAAGGTATGTCGTAATCGACACCCAATCCAATGAAGAATCGCAAACCACCCCCAGCACCGATAAACAGCTGAACCTGGCTCGGCTTCTTGAACAAGAACTTAAAGAACTTGGTTTGCAGAATGTCCGCATCCAAGAGGGCAATGTTTACGGAACTTTACCTGCTAATTCAGCAAAGACTATCCCCGCCATTGGCTTTATCGCCCATATGGATACCAGTCCTGATTTTTCTGGAGAGCATGTCAAGCCCCAGCGTATTGAAAATTATGATGGCAAGGACATTCTTCTTAACCCGGAGCAAAATCTGGTCCTCTCCCCTGCAGACTTCCCGGAATTGCTGGATTACATAGGCAAAACCCTGATCACTACCGATGGAACCACCCTCTTAGGAGCGGATGATAAAGCAGGAATCGCCGAGATCATGGCTGCACTTGAATACCTGACCAAGCACCCGGAAATCGAGCATGGGAAAGTCTGTGTGGCCTTTACTCCCGACGAGGAGGTAGGCCGGGGCGCCGATCAATTTGATGTGGCCGGCTTTGGAGCGGATTTTGCTTATACCGTGGACGGCGGGGCCCTTGGAGAACTGGAGTACGAAAACTTTAATGCTGCCAAGGCTATCGTCAAAGTAAAAGGAAGAAATGTTCATCCCGGCACTGCGAAGAATAAAATGATCAACGCCATCCTTTTAGCCAACGACTATATCGCCAAGCTCCCACCCCAAGAAACACCGGCAACCACAGAAGGTTATGAAGGCTTTTATCATCTCCATGATATCCAAGGGGATGTGGAAGAAACCACCCTTTACTATATTATCCGGGATTTTTATGAAGACTCTTTTGCCAAACGTAAGGAAACCATGCTGAATGTAGCCGAGGAGCTTAACCAAAAAAACGGACTCGGGCTGTTCACCGTCGAGATTACAGACCAATATCAGAATATGAAAGAAAAAATTCACCCGGTGATACATATTGTAGAGAAAGCTCAGGCTGCCATGGAAGCCGTGGGAGTTAAGCCTCTCATCAATCCCATACGCGGGGGGACCGACGGAGCACGCTTATCCTTTATGGGTTTGCCCACCCCCAATCTATTCACCGGCGGACATAATTACCATGGCCGCTATGAATTCATTCCCACCTTCGCCATGGAAAAATCTGTGGAGGTCATCCTCAAAATTATTGAGCTCTATGCTGAAGATCGTTCCTAG
- a CDS encoding putative holin-like toxin — MEVYEALTLMISFGALVAFLLTSDKRK; from the coding sequence ATGGAAGTATATGAGGCTTTAACACTAATGATCTCTTTTGGAGCATTAGTTGCTTTTTTGCTTACCTCCGATAAACGGAAATAG